TGCATTTCGCCGAACTGGTCAGCGACCGCGCGTACGTGCTCGAAAAAGGCCAGATCCGTTTCAGCGGCACGATGCGCGAACTTGCGCAAGATCATGTCGTCCGGCGCGCGTACCTGGGCGTTTAATGATCGATGACGGCGCTACATGCGTGGCGCGCTACCGGGCGCGCTCGCAAAACTCCGGTACGATGCAGCACCGTCCGGCGGCCCGCGCCGCCGCACCAATCAACCGACAATAAACGGAGTGACGCATGACCTCGCGCGCAGCATGGACTTTCCGTATCGCCGCTACGCTGGCCGTTTCCCTCGGTGTGTCGCTCGCGGCGCCCGGCGCGTCCGCGCAGCAGACCATCAAGATCGGCGAAATCAACAGCTACAAGGCGCAGCCCGCTTTCCTGATGCCGTACAAGAACGGCTGGAATCTCGCGCTCGATCAGGTGAATGCGGCGGGCGGCGTGCTCGGCAAGAAGCTCGAAGTGGTATCGCGCGACGACAACGCCAATCCCGGCGACACGATCCGCGTTGCGCAAGAATTGATCGCGCGCGAGCAGGTGCAACTGCTGTTCGGCGGCTATCTGTCGAACACGGGTCTCGCGCTGACGGACTTCGCGAAGCAGAAGCGCATGTTCTTCCTCGCCGCCGAACCGCTCACCGACAAGATCGTCTGGGCCGACGGCAACAAGTACACGTACCGCCTGCGTCCGTCCACTTACATGCAGGTCGCGATGCTCGTGCCCGAAGCGGCGAAGCTCAAGAAGAAGCGCTGGGCGCTCGTGTATCCGAACTATGAATACGGCCAGTCGGCGGCGGCGACGTTCAAGAAGCTGCTGAAGGCCGCGCAGCCCGACGTCGAGTTCGTCACCGAACAGGCGACGCCGCTCGGTAATCTCGACGCCGGCGCGACCGTGCAGGCGCTCGCCGATGCGAAGCCCGATGCGATCTTCAACGTGCTGTTCAGCGCGGACCTCGGCAAGTTCGTCCGCGAAGGCAATACGCGCGGGCTTTTCAAGGACCGCAGCGTGGTCTCGCTGCTGACGGGCGAACCCGATTATCTCGACACGCTCGGGGCGGAAGCGCCCGTCGGCTGGATCGTGACGGGCTATCCGTGGTAT
This genomic interval from Paraburkholderia sabiae contains the following:
- a CDS encoding ABC transporter substrate-binding protein, with protein sequence MTSRAAWTFRIAATLAVSLGVSLAAPGASAQQTIKIGEINSYKAQPAFLMPYKNGWNLALDQVNAAGGVLGKKLEVVSRDDNANPGDTIRVAQELIAREQVQLLFGGYLSNTGLALTDFAKQKRMFFLAAEPLTDKIVWADGNKYTYRLRPSTYMQVAMLVPEAAKLKKKRWALVYPNYEYGQSAAATFKKLLKAAQPDVEFVTEQATPLGNLDAGATVQALADAKPDAIFNVLFSADLGKFVREGNTRGLFKDRSVVSLLTGEPDYLDTLGAEAPVGWIVTGYPWYSVDTAANKKFVADYEAKYHDYPRLGSVVGYAALMSIANGIKKAGSTDPDKLAAAFKGLNVDTPFGPITYRPQDNQSTMGAFVGVTALKDGKGVMTSYRYIDGASVQPSDAEVKKLRPAE